The genome window CGCTTATACTCAAGTAGCTGCTGGGTCAAGTCGGTGGCCATCTCCTCCGCCTCGTCGTGTAAGACAGCAGGCGAATCCATCTCCTTTGAAGTTGGTAGCAAGGCCAGCGACTTGAGGAGGAGCAGCTTGGCGGCGATGGAGAGAAACTCGGCTAAGATAGCTGGATGGGGATGGTCGAGGGCATGTAGATACTCCAGATACTGATCGGCCACCGTAGCCAGGGAGATAGCGGTGATATCAAGATCATGTCTCTCGATGAGGTGGAGGAGCAGATCTAAAGGACCCTCGAAGATGCCTAATTTTACCTGATAGGCTGACACAGTTCCTACCTCGACGGCTTAAGTGGTAATCATGAAAAGGACATCTTGGGTTGCGCGCTGCATCCCTTGTTCGATTTTCTTCAATCAGGTTGACAGGTGTATGCAGCCAGACTATACTCCAAAAGATCTCTGGTATTGGCTATACCTGGCCTTTACTGATAAGTCTGTCGAGGCGTTGGCGTATCTGATCCGCCTCGGCGACAGCGTTGGGATCGAGATCGAATGGTGATAGCCCTTTGAGGTCGGCAGCGACGATCAGATCGCTATAGGAAAGGAAGCCTATCACCTCAAAGGTCGGCAGATGTGTCTTAATGAAAGAGCGATCAGACTCGTCTTTGACCTTGGAACCGACGACGAGACAACGGGGGATGCCGATATCGTCAGCCAGTGGCCTGATTGTCTCAGCGGTGTGGAGGGAGCGTAGGCCCGGTTCAACAACGATGAGGAGGGCATCTGTCGACTGAGCCGTCCCACGCCCAAGGTGCTCGATGCCCGCCTCCATATCCATAATGACGATTTCTTGGCGGTCAAGGAGTAGATGGCTGACGAGGTTTTTGAGGAGAACATTCTCCGGGCAGACGCAGCCACTGCCCCCCTTTTTTACTGTACCCATAACCAACAGCTTAACCCCGGCGTGGGTGGCAGAGAACTGTTCCGGAATGTCGTTAACCCTGGGGTTGAGCTTAAAAAAGGCGCCAAAGGTGCCTGGTCGGGCGCCGGTGCGCTCCTCAATAAGATCCTTCATTTCGCTGATGGGTACAATCCGGTCCATAACCTCGGCCGGAAAACCGAGGGCGGAGGCGAGGTTAGCGTTGGGATCGGCATCGATGGCCAGAACAGGATATCCTTCCTGGGCATAGAGCCGGGCCAGCAGACTGGCCAGGGTAGTCTTACCGACGCCACCTTTGCCGGTGATGGCCAGTTTCATGGTAAAAAGTGCTCTCCTTGCGCTCTATCAACAGCCAATTATACTATAATTCTTAAAATATAGGAGTAAGTTTGGAGGAAAAAGAGTACGATGGCTGATAAATCGCTTAAGGTTCTTTACCTGGCTGCGGAGGTAGTTCCTTTCGCTAAGACCGGTGGACTGGCCGATGTGGCTGGGGCCTTGCCTAAGGTCCTTAAAGACTTGGGACACGATATACGGGTGGCTATGCCACGTTATGGGCGCATCGACAAGAGTCGCTTTGGCCTCACCACAAAACTGGAGCCATTCCCTGTCCCAATAGATGACACTAGCGAGTCTGTGGCCATCCTGGAGTCAACCATCGGGGGAAAGGTGCCCATCTATTTCATGGATAACGATCGTTACTTTAACCGGGAAGGTGTCTATGGTTATTCCGATGATGGAGAACGCTTCGTCCTTTTCTGTAGAGCTGCGGTGGAGATGTTGAAACGGCTGGATTGGCTGCCGGATATCATTCATTGCAACGACTGGCACACAGCCATCATCCCCAACTATTTGACGACCATCTACCGGGACGACCCCTTCTTCGCCAATACTGCTACTGTATTCACCATTCACAATCTCCGCTACCAGGGCATATTTGGGAATCGCATCTTGGAGATCGCCGGCATAGATGAATATGGGTTCCTGCATCATCCCCGAATGGAGGATCTAGACAACGTTGTTGACCTTTTGGCCAGGGGCATCAATTTCGCTGATGTCATTAACACGGTTAGCGAAACCTATGCTAAAGAGATCTTGACTCCAGAATATGGGGAGAAGCTTGATCCTCTCTTACTCGACCGACAGGACCGGCTTTTTGGTATCCTAAACGGTATAGATTACGATGAGATGAATCCAGCCACGGATAAGTATATTGCGGTCAATTACGACGTAGCTACCCTTGATAAAAGGATTGAGAATAAGGCTGCCTTACAACGTGAGACTGGGCTGAACGTGGATGCAGCTGTTCCCCTAGTGGGGATGGTCTCCCGCTTGGCCGATCAGAAGGGGTTTGATATTTTGGCCGAGATCTTCGATCCAATGATGGAAGCGCTGAATATGCAGTTCGTCCTTTTGGGAACGGGCGATCAGCATTATCACGATATGTTCAGTAACTTTGCGCGCAAGCATTCTGGCAAGATGGCTGTCCTGCTCACTTTTAATGCCACCCTGGCGCAGCGTATCTATAGCGGAGCGGATATGTTCCTTATGCCCTCGCGGTTCGAACCATGTGGGCTGGGACAGCTGATTGCCTTGCGCTATGGTTGCATCCCCATCGTCCGTACTACGGGAGGGCTAGCCGATACCGTACATGACTTCGATCCGCGCAGCGGCGAGGGAAACGGTTTCACTTTCAGTCGGTATCGCTCCCTTGACCTCTTTGCCGCTATTGTGCGGGCGATCGAGAACTATAAATACAGAAGCACCTGGCGCATGTTGCAAGAGAGGGGGATGCAGGCTGATTATTCCTGGAATGTTTCAGCCCAAAAATATGCGGAGCTGTATCGAAAGGCGATTGAGTTCAAGCGCATGGCGAAGGTGGCTGGTTAGCTGCCCTGTGATGAAAGGGAGGTTCGAAGATGCCGCAGTTAAGACAGGACCCCATTGCTGGGTACTGGGTGGTGATAGCCACCGAAAGGGCTAAACGTCCACACACCTTCACGCAGGCCCCAAAAGAGCATACAAAACCTGGTAGAGAGTGTCCTTTTTGTGAGGGAAACGAGAGGATGACTCCAGCGGAGGTGATCGCTTACCGGAAACCCGGTTCAACACCAGATTCCCCTGGTTGGTATCTGAGGGTAGTACCCAATCTCTATCCGGCCTTTGGTCCGGCTGAGGGTTCTCTCTACCCTCACCAGGTGGGGATGTATGCAGTGATGCAGGCTCTAGGGGTGCATGAGGTGATAATCGATGGTCCGGACCACCATAATGACCTCGGTTCCCTTTCTGTGGAGCAGGTGGCTACGGTAGTTAAAGCGTATGTGGAGCGTTATCTGGCCCATAAGGACAACCCGATAATCAAATATATCCTCATCATTGTCAATCATGGCCAGGAGGCCGGCGCTTCACGAGAACATCCCCATTCCCAGCTGTTTGGTACGCCGCTGGTTCCAGCCATGATAGAGCAGGAGCTTGCTGGAACGAAGCTTTATCAGCAAAAAACGGGCCGCTGCGTCTATTGCGCCATGCTCGAGGAGGAATTGCAGCTAGGTGACCGCCTGATTTACGAAAACGGATCGTTCGTTGCCTTTGCACCCTATGCCTCACGTGTTCCCTTTGAGATGTGGATTCTCCCCAGACACCATAGCTCGCACTTTGAGGTGATAAATGAGATGCAGCGCTACCTCTTTGCGGAATCGCTCCACGCTGTGCTGGGTAAGTTGCAACAGGGGTTAAACGATCCACCATTTAATCTATATATACATACTACCCCTTGTCACGACGAGGCAGGCGGGGTTTACCACTGGCACGTGGAGATTCTGCCAAAGTTATCTATTGCGGCCGGTTTTGAACTGGGTAGTGGGATCATGATTAACACGGCTACCCCCGAGTCTGCGGCTGAATTCTTGTGCTCCATCCCTATCTGAGGGGACTTTCGTCGCTTCGACTGGCCAGCCAGATACCAGTCAGGGTGATCCGCCGTAGGTGGACGCCCAACAGCTGGATGGAGGCTGGCCTCTCGTTCAGGATGACTACTGACAGCTTGCGAAGGGCATTCGAAGGCAAACTTGTGCCGCAGGATCTGCGTGACGAAGCCGCAGAGAAGTTATTGGAACGAATACGCGTAGGGACACGGCCCGCCGTGCCCCTACGCTCGTTTTCTCGCAATCTCGCCAAAGTGCTGCCTTCTTGGAACTAGCAAAAGACCATGTTATAATCATACTACTTCGGGAGGGGGTGAGGTTCTTGCTTACTTACCTTAACATCGTGGAGATGATCCTATCGATAGTCTTAATTGTGGTCATCCTCTTACAAACGAAAGGGGCTGGCTTCAGTGGGACTTTCAGTGCTGATACCTCTATCTTCCGCACGCGGCGGGGTATCGAGAAAACTCTCTTCAACTTCACCATCATACTGGCAGTTATCTTCCTTCTAGTATCCGTCATTAGCGTCATTGCAGCCAGGACCGGTCCGACAGCCTAATCACCTGAGGAGCTGGGGTAATCATCTTGTTCAAGTACCTTCGCTGGCAGCTCTTAATTGCGGCGGCCGGCCTCTGCCTGATCGTCGCCCTCATCATCACGGCCGCCTCCCCTACCTCAACAGCGATCGTGCCCGAGGCAGGCGGAACCTACATCGAAGGGGCAATAGGGCAACCAAAATTCCTAAATCCTATCCTTCGTCAACTGGATACGGTCGACGATGATATCGTTTCCTTAGTTTTTCAGGGGTTGACCAAAGTAGGGGATGATGGCCAGATAATGCCTGGGCTCGCTGAACGTTGGGAGATCAGCCCGGATGGCAGGGTTTATACCTTCTACCTGCGTCCAGGGGTGCGCTGGCACGATGGTCAGCCGTTTGGGGCTGACGACGTCGTCTTCACAATCAAGGCGATTCAAGACATCGACTTCCAGGGCAACCGAGCACTGGCTGGGCTTTGGAGAGACGTGACCGTTCAGCAGATCGACGAAGCCACTGTTCGTTTTGTACTGAAAGACGCTTACGCCCCCTTTCTGGAATTTACCACGATAGGCATATTACCCGCCCATATTCTGGCGAACGTTCCGGCTAAACGGCTACCTGATAGTGCTTTTAACGCTAAGCCAGTGGGAACCGGCCCCTACAAAGTGAAAGCGGCGAGCCTGCAGGAGGTCGTCCTTGAGGCCAATAAAGACTACTATGGACGGCGGCCATTGCTCTCACGGATTCGCTTCCGCTTCTACCCGGACGATAAAAAAGCCTTAATTGCCCTGCAACGAGATGAGATCCAGGGTGTCGGTCGCCTGAACCCCGCGGAGGTAAGAGTGCTGGAGGGAGATAAGCAATTTAATACCTATGCGCTACCGGAGATGTCCAAATTGACCCTTCTCATCTTAAATACAAAGAGTTCTATCTTCGGGGAGAAGGGCGTGCGCCAGGCCGTAGCCTATGGCATTGATCGCCAAAAGTTGATCAATCTTGTCTTGGACGGTCGAGGGACCCAGGCTGACAGCCCGATTAGCCCCGCCTCTTGGGCGTACAAGTACGATGTCAAGAGATACGACTATAAGCCGGACTATGCCCGCAAGTTGCTCGATGACCTCGGCTGGAGGGATACAGATGGGGATGGCATCCGGGATAAGGGTGGACAAAAGCTACGCTTCGTTATCCTAACCAACGACAATCCTCTGCGGATCAAGGTGGCTGAGGAGCTCGGTCGTCAGCTGAAGGACATTGGCATGCAGGTGGAGGTTCATGCCGCTGGCTGGTCTGGGGTCGTTCAGGATTTCCTCATACCGCGCAATTTCCAGTCCGTCTTGACGGAGGAGTGGTCGCCGAATGCCGATCCTGACTGTTATCAATTTTGGCACTCCTCACAGATCAAAGAAGGATTGAATTTCTCCTCATGGACGAATCGGCGAGCTGATGAGGTCCTGGAGAACGCCCGACGTTCAAGTAGCCAAACGGAACGTCTGAAGCTGTATCAAGAATTTCAGTCCATCTTCGCCGATGAGGAGCCGGGTATTCTGTTGTATTACCCGGTCTATAATTATGTCATAAACAAGAACGTTAAGGGCATCCACCTTGGACCGCTCATTATGGACAGTGATCGGTTCAAGAACATTGACCAATGGTACGTCAGGAGTCCTTATACTGTCTCCGACGGCGGTGAGATACCCAAACCGCGCTAGACGCTCCAGACAGCTATCCTTTTTGGCTTGCTCCCCTCATCTGTCTTTTTAGCAGCTCTAACACATTAACTGAATAATACTTGACAAAATGACACTCAAGATATATACTTATATCGTCACTGGGTTAGCCGTTGATTTGTAGTTGGGACGAAATGTAGGTGTGGTGAGAGGATGGCTGGCAAAGACTACTATCAGATTCTTGGCGTCAGCAGGAATGCCACTGACAAGGAAATAAGACAGGCGTATCGCAAGCTGGCCCGCAAATATCATCCGGATCTCAATGCTGGGGATAAGACGGCTGAGGCCAGGTTTAAGGAGGTACAAGAGGCTTACGACGTGTTAAGCGATCCAGAGAAGCGGGCGCAGTACGACCGCTTCGGTGAGGGATGGCCATATGGCGAGACCAGCCGGCCGGGTGGTTTTGAGTGGACCTTTACAGATGTGGGTCCGCAATTCGATGGCTTCAGGTTCGATTTTGGTCGTCCTGGCGGAGCGACGGGAGATTTGGGGAGCATCTTTGAACGTTTGTTTGAGACGGTTGGACATGGTCGTGCTGCTCAGGACACGATGCGACGGACACAGCGCGGGCAGGACATTGAACATCACATTGAGGTGACTCTGGAGGAGGCTTACCAAGGTACACAGCGGCTTATCGAAGTCAACGTGCCCGGCAGCAGCCGGCCGCGACGTGTAGAGGTCAAAATACCGCCTGGGGTACAGGATGGCTCCCGGATACGCGTGGCCGGAGAAGGGTACGAGGGGCTAGCTGGGGGACCACGGGGTGACCTTTATTTGATCGTCTCGGTGAAGCCCCACCCCCTCTTTGAAAGGAAGGGGAATGACCTTTATAGTGAAGTTCCGATTCCTCTTAGCCAAGCAATTCTGGGGGGCGAAGTTCAGGTGCCTACCTTGAAGGGTAAGGTGGCCTTGAAGATACCAGCGGAGACCCAAAATGGCCGGACCTTTCGGCTGGCTGGATTGGGTATGCCCCGCCTCCAGGGAACGGGCAAGGGCGATCTCTACGTCAAGGTGAAGGTCGTATTGCCCACAGGGTTGACTCCAAAGGAGCGGGCGCTCTTCGAGGAGTTGCAGCGCTTGCGTCCTGTGGCTTAAACCCAGACGGCAAGCGAGGAGGTGAAGTGATCTTTGGTTGATCGTGAACCGTGCTATGTTATTAGCGTTGCGGCCAAGATGGTCTGTATGCATCCCCAGACGTTGCGCTATTATGAGCGTCTCGGTCTTATCGAACCTTCACGAACGGTCGGCAAGATACGTCTGTATTCGGCGGCAGATATAGAGCGTCTTCGCCAGATCAAGCGGCTTATGAAGGATTTGGGTGTTAACCTGGCGGGGGTGGAGGTGATCATCAATATGATGGAACGGGTGGCTCAAATGGAACGGGAGGCAGAAGAGATGCGACGTGAACTAGAGAGAGAGATCCAGCGGCTGCGTTCAATGTTGGGTGAAGTGGCTGAGTGATAGCTGTGGGCCATCGACCGGCGAGGGGGCGACTCAATCTGTATATCCTGGCCGTTGGGAACGATAGAGGAGGGTGTATTTGAAATGAGGATAGATCGTTTTACTGAGCGGGCACAAGAGGCCATTAGTCGGGCCCAGGAGCTCCTGCAAGAGCTGCAACATACACAATTGGATATAGAGCATTTACTGGAGGCCCTTCTGGAGCAATCTGATGGGCTGGTGCCAAAGATCCTTCAGAAATTAGGCGTCGATGTCGAGCAAGCCATGGGGCAGGTCATGGCCGTGTTGAACGCCAGCCCGAAGCAGCTCTACATTAGCGACGGCCGGACCCAGGTCTACATAACTCCACGACTCAAACGGGTCTTCGAACTGGCTGAGGAGGAGGCTAGCCGTTTGAGAGACGAATATATAGGAACAGAGCACCTTTTCATTGCTATTGCCGGAGAGCGAGAAGGGCCATCCGGGCGCATCCTCCAGGAGTTGGGCATTGACCAGGAGAAGATTTATAGGGCCTTGGTGGAGATTAGAGGCACGCAGCGTGTTACAGACCCGCATGCTGAGAATAAGTATCAGATTCTTCAGAGGTATAGCCGTGACCTGACAGAGTTGGCCCGGCTGGGCAAATTGGATCCGGTAGTGGGGCGCGATGAGGAAATTAGGCGGGTAATCCAAATCTTGTCGCGTCGGACAAAGAATAATCCGGTCCTGATCGGAGAGCCAGGCGTGGGTAAGACGGCCATTGTGGAGGGCTTAGCGCAGCGTATCGTCAGCAGGGATGTACCCGAAATGCTGTATGGCAAGAAGGTGGTCGCTCTCGACATGGCTGCCTTGGTGGCTGGGTCGAGGTTCAGAGGTGAGTTTGAAGAGCGCCTAAAGGCGGTGGTAGACGAGATCCGGCGCTCGAAGGGAGAGATCATCCTCTTCATTGATGAACTACACACCGTTGTTGGGGCTGGGGCGGCTGAGGGGGCGATTGATGCCTCTAACATCCTAAAGCCGGCTTTATCACGCGGCGAGCTGCAGTGCGTTGGTGCGACCACCCTCGATGAGTATCATAAGCACGTAGAGAAGGACGCTGCCCTGGAAAGGCGTTTCCAACCCATCTTCGTCGATGAGCCATCGGTGGAGGAGACGGTGGAGATTCTACGCGGCCTGCGTGATAAGTATGAGGCTCATCATCGCTTGAAGATCGACGACTCAGCCCTGGTATCTGCTGCCAAACTAGCTCATCGTTACGTAAGCGACCGATTCCTCCCTGATAAGGCCGTTGACCTCATCGATGAGGCAGCCTCGAAAGTACGAATGGATCTCTATAGCATGCCGCCTGAGCTGAAGGCGATGGAGGAGAGTCTCCAACGCCTTCAGATGGAGGAAGAGGCAGCTAGCCAGGCGCGAGCATATGAGCGTGCCGCAGTCCTACATAGCGAGGCTATCGTCCTCCGCCAACGCTACCAGGAGGCTCGTAAGAGGTGGTTAACTGAGAATAACATTGACGAGGTGGTCGATGAGGAAGACATCGCCACCCTTGTCTCCCAGTGGACAGGTATCCCTGTGAGCCGGATGCTGGAGACAGAGGCGACAAAGTTGCTGGATATGGAGGAGAAGTTGCATCAACGCGTGGTCGGTCAGGATGGGGCCATCGCGGCCGTCGCTGACGCCGTGCGCCGGGCGAGGTCTGGGCTTAAAGACCTGAAAAGGCCAATCGGTTCCTTCATCTTTTTGGGGCCTACCGGTGTGGGGAAGACGGAGCTGGCTAAGGCTTTAGCTGAGTTCCTCTTTGACACCGATGAGGCTATGACCCGCATCGATATGTCTGAGTATATGGAGAAACATACCGTTGCCCGTATGATCGGTGCACCGCCTGGCTATGTTGGCTATGAGGAGGGTGGGCAGTTGACTGAGGCCATCCGGCGCAGGCCGTATCAGGTAGTGCTCTTCGATGAGATCGAAAAGGCTCACCCGGAGGTGTTCAACGCCTTGCTCCAGGTCCTTGACGACGGACGCCTGACGGATGGGCAGGGTCGCACTGTCGATTTCCGGAACACGGTCATCATTATGACCTCAAACGTGGGTACGCAGCACGTGCGCAAACAGGCAAGCATCGGCTTTTTGCCGGTCAGCCGGACAGAGAACGAGAAGGAGGAGATGCGTGAGATCATAATGGCCGAGTTGAAGCGCACCTTTCGTCCAGAATTCCTAAACCGCATTGATGAGATCATCATTTTCGATCCCTTGACCCAAGCCCAGATGGTTCAGATCGTGGAGCTATTGCTTAAGGATCTTCAAGGACGGCTGCAGGAACAGGGGATACAATTAGAGTTGACACCGGCAGCTAAGGAGTGGTTGGCTCAGGAGGGCTATGACCCAAACTATGGGGCGCGCCCCTTGCGTCGGGCGATACAACGTTTCGTAGAGAGTCCACTCTCGAAGAAACTGCTGGCTCATGAATTCATCGAAGGAGACACGGTTATCATTGATATTTCTGGAGAGGAATTATTCTTCCGCAAGGGGGACCATTCATCCCTCTTCGCCCACCTAGCGGGACAGAGGGGATGAGTAGATCCTGATAGATATGAATTAATCAAGGAGGAATCGATGTCTAACAGTGGACATCTTGTAGTCGTCGGCAGCTCCAATATGGACCTGATCGTCAAAATACCGAAATTGCCTAGGGTAGGCGAAACGGTGCTGGGTGGCGAATTCCATATGGCTGCTGGTGGCAAGGGAGCCAACCAGGCTGTGGCGGCAGCGAGAC of Chloroflexota bacterium contains these proteins:
- a CDS encoding ABC transporter substrate-binding protein, with product MFKYLRWQLLIAAAGLCLIVALIITAASPTSTAIVPEAGGTYIEGAIGQPKFLNPILRQLDTVDDDIVSLVFQGLTKVGDDGQIMPGLAERWEISPDGRVYTFYLRPGVRWHDGQPFGADDVVFTIKAIQDIDFQGNRALAGLWRDVTVQQIDEATVRFVLKDAYAPFLEFTTIGILPAHILANVPAKRLPDSAFNAKPVGTGPYKVKAASLQEVVLEANKDYYGRRPLLSRIRFRFYPDDKKALIALQRDEIQGVGRLNPAEVRVLEGDKQFNTYALPEMSKLTLLILNTKSSIFGEKGVRQAVAYGIDRQKLINLVLDGRGTQADSPISPASWAYKYDVKRYDYKPDYARKLLDDLGWRDTDGDGIRDKGGQKLRFVILTNDNPLRIKVAEELGRQLKDIGMQVEVHAAGWSGVVQDFLIPRNFQSVLTEEWSPNADPDCYQFWHSSQIKEGLNFSSWTNRRADEVLENARRSSSQTERLKLYQEFQSIFADEEPGILLYYPVYNYVINKNVKGIHLGPLIMDSDRFKNIDQWYVRSPYTVSDGGEIPKPR
- the glgA gene encoding glycogen synthase GlgA encodes the protein MADKSLKVLYLAAEVVPFAKTGGLADVAGALPKVLKDLGHDIRVAMPRYGRIDKSRFGLTTKLEPFPVPIDDTSESVAILESTIGGKVPIYFMDNDRYFNREGVYGYSDDGERFVLFCRAAVEMLKRLDWLPDIIHCNDWHTAIIPNYLTTIYRDDPFFANTATVFTIHNLRYQGIFGNRILEIAGIDEYGFLHHPRMEDLDNVVDLLARGINFADVINTVSETYAKEILTPEYGEKLDPLLLDRQDRLFGILNGIDYDEMNPATDKYIAVNYDVATLDKRIENKAALQRETGLNVDAAVPLVGMVSRLADQKGFDILAEIFDPMMEALNMQFVLLGTGDQHYHDMFSNFARKHSGKMAVLLTFNATLAQRIYSGADMFLMPSRFEPCGLGQLIALRYGCIPIVRTTGGLADTVHDFDPRSGEGNGFTFSRYRSLDLFAAIVRAIENYKYRSTWRMLQERGMQADYSWNVSAQKYAELYRKAIEFKRMAKVAG
- the secG gene encoding preprotein translocase subunit SecG; the encoded protein is MLTYLNIVEMILSIVLIVVILLQTKGAGFSGTFSADTSIFRTRRGIEKTLFNFTIILAVIFLLVSVISVIAARTGPTA
- a CDS encoding carbon monoxide dehydrogenase accessory protein CooC, which gives rise to MKLAITGKGGVGKTTLASLLARLYAQEGYPVLAIDADPNANLASALGFPAEVMDRIVPISEMKDLIEERTGARPGTFGAFFKLNPRVNDIPEQFSATHAGVKLLVMGTVKKGGSGCVCPENVLLKNLVSHLLLDRQEIVIMDMEAGIEHLGRGTAQSTDALLIVVEPGLRSLHTAETIRPLADDIGIPRCLVVGSKVKDESDRSFIKTHLPTFEVIGFLSYSDLIVAADLKGLSPFDLDPNAVAEADQIRQRLDRLISKGQV
- a CDS encoding AAA family ATPase; amino-acid sequence: MRIDRFTERAQEAISRAQELLQELQHTQLDIEHLLEALLEQSDGLVPKILQKLGVDVEQAMGQVMAVLNASPKQLYISDGRTQVYITPRLKRVFELAEEEASRLRDEYIGTEHLFIAIAGEREGPSGRILQELGIDQEKIYRALVEIRGTQRVTDPHAENKYQILQRYSRDLTELARLGKLDPVVGRDEEIRRVIQILSRRTKNNPVLIGEPGVGKTAIVEGLAQRIVSRDVPEMLYGKKVVALDMAALVAGSRFRGEFEERLKAVVDEIRRSKGEIILFIDELHTVVGAGAAEGAIDASNILKPALSRGELQCVGATTLDEYHKHVEKDAALERRFQPIFVDEPSVEETVEILRGLRDKYEAHHRLKIDDSALVSAAKLAHRYVSDRFLPDKAVDLIDEAASKVRMDLYSMPPELKAMEESLQRLQMEEEAASQARAYERAAVLHSEAIVLRQRYQEARKRWLTENNIDEVVDEEDIATLVSQWTGIPVSRMLETEATKLLDMEEKLHQRVVGQDGAIAAVADAVRRARSGLKDLKRPIGSFIFLGPTGVGKTELAKALAEFLFDTDEAMTRIDMSEYMEKHTVARMIGAPPGYVGYEEGGQLTEAIRRRPYQVVLFDEIEKAHPEVFNALLQVLDDGRLTDGQGRTVDFRNTVIIMTSNVGTQHVRKQASIGFLPVSRTENEKEEMREIIMAELKRTFRPEFLNRIDEIIIFDPLTQAQMVQIVELLLKDLQGRLQEQGIQLELTPAAKEWLAQEGYDPNYGARPLRRAIQRFVESPLSKKLLAHEFIEGDTVIIDISGEELFFRKGDHSSLFAHLAGQRG
- a CDS encoding helix-turn-helix transcriptional regulator, coding for MVDREPCYVISVAAKMVCMHPQTLRYYERLGLIEPSRTVGKIRLYSAADIERLRQIKRLMKDLGVNLAGVEVIINMMERVAQMEREAEEMRRELEREIQRLRSMLGEVAE
- the galT gene encoding galactose-1-phosphate uridylyltransferase, whose amino-acid sequence is MPQLRQDPIAGYWVVIATERAKRPHTFTQAPKEHTKPGRECPFCEGNERMTPAEVIAYRKPGSTPDSPGWYLRVVPNLYPAFGPAEGSLYPHQVGMYAVMQALGVHEVIIDGPDHHNDLGSLSVEQVATVVKAYVERYLAHKDNPIIKYILIIVNHGQEAGASREHPHSQLFGTPLVPAMIEQELAGTKLYQQKTGRCVYCAMLEEELQLGDRLIYENGSFVAFAPYASRVPFEMWILPRHHSSHFEVINEMQRYLFAESLHAVLGKLQQGLNDPPFNLYIHTTPCHDEAGGVYHWHVEILPKLSIAAGFELGSGIMINTATPESAAEFLCSIPI
- a CDS encoding DnaJ domain-containing protein, whose product is MAGKDYYQILGVSRNATDKEIRQAYRKLARKYHPDLNAGDKTAEARFKEVQEAYDVLSDPEKRAQYDRFGEGWPYGETSRPGGFEWTFTDVGPQFDGFRFDFGRPGGATGDLGSIFERLFETVGHGRAAQDTMRRTQRGQDIEHHIEVTLEEAYQGTQRLIEVNVPGSSRPRRVEVKIPPGVQDGSRIRVAGEGYEGLAGGPRGDLYLIVSVKPHPLFERKGNDLYSEVPIPLSQAILGGEVQVPTLKGKVALKIPAETQNGRTFRLAGLGMPRLQGTGKGDLYVKVKVVLPTGLTPKERALFEELQRLRPVA